DNA from Thermodesulfobacteriota bacterium:
TGAACGCACCGCCAAGGCCGCCCTGGACATGTCCACCGTCATGGGCACCGATTTAAAATCTTCTATGGTCATGCTGGGTAAAGCGCTGAACGATCCAATAGCCAACTTAAGCGCCCTTTCCCGGTCAGGCGTCCAGTTCAACGTGCAACAGAAAGAAATGATCAAGGATCTGGTTGAATCCGGCGACCTGATGACCGCCCAGGGCATTATTCTACAGGAGCTCGAATCACAGTTCGGCGGTGCGGCCGAGGCCGCGGGCGGCCCCTTCAATAAGGCCCTGGGGCAGTTGAAAAACGCCTGGGGGGATCTGCTGGAGGAAATCGGCTTTGCCATTGTGGACAACGAGGCTTTTATGGCCATCCTGGATGAAGTCAAAAACATCATACAGGAGATGATCCCTTATGTGGGGGATCTGGTGGACGATTTTGCGGCATGGATCGGTCCGGCGGATCAGCTCCGGGCCAAACTGGACATGTTTTTAGCAACGGTAAACGCAATGATCTGGCCGTTAAAGCAGCTGTGGAAACTGATGAACCTAGTCGGCAAGGGAATCGGTACCGGCGCGGCCATGGCCTATACCGCCGGTGAAAAGGTACTCGGTTATCAGACCGGGACCGGTCCGGCCGGCCTTCCTTCGGACGGTCTTTTTTACGGCCATAAAAAAGAAATCGTTTTAAATCAGGCGGAATCAGAGGCGATGCGCAGCGGCGCCGGCGGCGGTGAAAAGCATTACCATTTTCACCTGGAAACCCTGGCCGCCGATCCAACCACCCTGCGCAATGCGGCGCAAATTTTCAAAAGAGAAATGGACGCCTTAGATCATCGATGGGGGGAAGCTTAAATGGCCTGGACGGTGACATTTTACCCGTACAATATTCTGGAATCCGGCACAGTCGATGTGACCGGGGATCCGGACACCGGATTTCCCGAAAGCCGGCTGTACGACCGGGCGGTTTCGCTGTTCTGGAAAGATACGGTGGCAGAGGCCAAAAATTTCACCGCAGACCAAGGCGCATCCGGCAACCTGGGAGTCGATTTTCTCGCCATTCCCAAGCATAACTTTTCCGGCATCGCCATGCAGTGGCAGTACAGCAATGACAACTTTGTGGCCGATATTCATGATGCCGTCATTGACTGGAACCAGGGAGACAACAGCCAGATCATTAAAACCCTGGCAAGCCCGGTCACACAGCGTTACTGGAGGGTGACTCTGGCATCCATGACCAATCCCAAATGCAGCGAAATTTTCATGTCAAAGGGTTATTCGTTCAATGCGCTGCGTGAAGGCAATCCCACCGGGCGCGATATCGATAAGGTCCGCTGGCAGGAAACGGTCGGCGGCGTGGAACGATCGACCAAAATCGGCAACAAACGCAAAGCCCGCACCTATAATTTCTGGATGTCGGCTGCGGAATATGCCAGCTTACTAACCATTAAAAATTATCTGAATGATTATGCAAAACCATTCTATTTCAAGGATCATAAAGATAATTATTATATGGCCAGATTTGATGGCATGCCGGCAGAAAATTTTGATCACAATACACATACCCGCGTGATGGTTAATATCAAAGAGATGATTTGAAAACTTTATCCGCCTTTACAGAAGCCGCCATCGATAATCCCCATGTCGATGTCATCCGGCTGGTTGAAATTACCATCGGCAGCATTACCCTTTATCTGTGCGACCGGGTTTTCGGTGATGACGGCCTTTGTGAGTTCAACGGTCAGCTTTACGAGCCGATGGTTTTATCCTGGGGCACGATTAAGGCCGGACGCATCGATCCGGTCACCTATCAAACCGAACCGGGAGAGGCCGGCTTTACCATTGACAATTCAAAACCGGTGGGCGGAGCCGCTTCTTTTACCGCCCTTTTTATAGATAACGACCCGCAATACTGCTCAGTCATCATTTCCCGGATCCACGCCGGCGCGACTGCGGCCGCTGACAGGGAAAACCTTTTTGTGGGCCACATGGAAGATATCGCCGAAATGACCGTTGACCGTACCACGGTGATTTGCAGCGGGTTTGAGCTTAGTATCATCAACAAATTTTCTCACACCATCGTGGACCATACCACCTACCCCGGTGCCGATCCCGACGATATCGGCAAGATGGTTCCCGCCA
Protein-coding regions in this window:
- a CDS encoding phage tail length tape measure family protein, with translation MAKDVKFDIRGQDKSAAAFNSVKRNLSGITKSLGGLKTMAVGMAAGVAGIYALGKGIETVTQAAMTQRDAEAKLGAVLQSTGHAAGFTLDQLKNMAAGLQQVTTFGDETVLSGMAILATFKNIRGEGFERTAKAALDMSTVMGTDLKSSMVMLGKALNDPIANLSALSRSGVQFNVQQKEMIKDLVESGDLMTAQGIILQELESQFGGAAEAAGGPFNKALGQLKNAWGDLLEEIGFAIVDNEAFMAILDEVKNIIQEMIPYVGDLVDDFAAWIGPADQLRAKLDMFLATVNAMIWPLKQLWKLMNLVGKGIGTGAAMAYTAGEKVLGYQTGTGPAGLPSDGLFYGHKKEIVLNQAESEAMRSGAGGGEKHYHFHLETLAADPTTLRNAAQIFKREMDALDHRWGEA